One genomic segment of Paenibacillus xylanexedens includes these proteins:
- a CDS encoding alpha-glycosidase codes for MLLEAMYHVPRDKWAYAYNSSTIHLRVRTKRNDVQYVTALTGDKYDWNGTYKEIQLEKAASDNMFDYWEAAVKPQFKRLTYIFRITAGSEDVFLADNGIHYETPYPTGGYYEFSYIHEIDVFKVPEWAKEAVFYQIMTERFANGDPKLNPKETHDWGGKPELDNYFGGDLQGVLDHLYDLTELGVNAIYFTPLFQANSYHKYDTIDYKKVDPHFGDNALLKQLTEECHRLGISVMLDAVFNHCSEDFPPFQDVLQNGKNSKYADWFHINEYPVQIKDGIPTYDTFGFYGNMPKFNTANPEVKAYLLDVAEYWIKEIKLDGWRLDVANEVDNHFWRDFRKVVKAANPEAYIVGEVWSDSLTWLMGDQFDSVMNYPFADKVLQFFCGSMDGYNFANEMGSLIMRYPQQTNEVIFNMLCSHDTPRLLTRLGEDKRRLKLSVVFLFTYIGTPCIFYGDEVGISGDADPDCRKCMEWDPDKQDRELYDFYRLMIDLRKSNEALRKGRFRFLKADHNDPCIVYERVDDNLHFTVWMNNTPQDRTLSHPMETKDWKDALTEEPVFPADGMMNIKLDPYGYRILYRQLDPATIQHN; via the coding sequence ATGCTGCTTGAAGCCATGTATCATGTTCCTCGTGACAAATGGGCTTATGCTTATAATTCGTCTACCATACATCTGCGCGTACGAACCAAACGTAATGATGTGCAATACGTGACTGCACTGACCGGAGATAAGTACGATTGGAATGGAACATACAAGGAAATTCAATTGGAGAAGGCTGCTTCGGATAACATGTTTGATTATTGGGAAGCTGCCGTCAAGCCACAGTTCAAACGTCTCACCTATATATTTCGGATAACTGCTGGTTCAGAAGATGTGTTTCTAGCGGATAATGGAATTCATTATGAGACCCCCTATCCAACTGGAGGATATTATGAGTTCTCGTATATACATGAAATTGATGTGTTTAAAGTGCCCGAGTGGGCCAAAGAAGCCGTCTTTTATCAGATCATGACGGAACGGTTTGCTAATGGAGATCCCAAGCTGAATCCAAAAGAAACGCATGACTGGGGTGGCAAACCTGAGTTGGACAATTATTTTGGTGGAGATCTGCAAGGTGTGCTGGATCATCTGTATGACCTAACTGAACTTGGCGTGAACGCCATTTACTTTACCCCGTTATTCCAGGCCAATTCCTACCACAAATACGACACGATTGATTATAAAAAAGTCGACCCCCATTTCGGTGATAATGCCCTGCTTAAACAATTGACAGAAGAATGTCATCGCCTGGGTATAAGTGTCATGCTTGACGCGGTGTTTAACCATTGCAGCGAAGACTTCCCTCCTTTTCAAGACGTTCTCCAGAATGGAAAAAACTCTAAGTATGCCGATTGGTTCCACATCAATGAATATCCGGTTCAGATCAAGGATGGTATACCAACCTACGATACATTTGGGTTCTACGGCAACATGCCCAAGTTCAATACAGCCAACCCTGAGGTTAAGGCATATCTACTTGATGTAGCAGAGTACTGGATTAAGGAAATTAAGCTGGATGGGTGGCGTCTGGATGTAGCAAATGAGGTGGACAACCATTTCTGGCGTGATTTTCGCAAGGTTGTGAAGGCAGCGAATCCTGAAGCCTATATTGTTGGTGAAGTATGGAGCGACTCCTTGACCTGGCTCATGGGGGATCAATTTGATTCCGTCATGAATTATCCTTTTGCCGACAAAGTGCTTCAGTTCTTCTGTGGATCAATGGATGGTTATAACTTTGCCAACGAGATGGGTTCACTGATTATGCGCTATCCGCAACAAACCAACGAAGTGATCTTTAATATGCTGTGCAGCCACGATACCCCACGACTGCTCACCCGGTTAGGAGAAGACAAACGCCGTTTAAAATTGTCGGTTGTATTTCTTTTCACCTATATCGGTACACCTTGTATCTTCTACGGCGACGAAGTTGGGATTAGTGGTGATGCTGACCCGGATTGTCGAAAATGTATGGAATGGGACCCGGACAAGCAAGACAGAGAATTGTATGATTTCTATCGTCTGATGATTGATTTACGCAAAAGCAATGAAGCCCTGCGCAAAGGACGCTTCCGATTCCTCAAGGCGGATCACAATGATCCCTGTATCGTGTACGAGCGTGTGGATGACAACCTTCACTTTACCGTATGGATGAACAATACACCTCAAGATCGAACACTTTCTCATCCCATGGAAACAAAAGACTGGAAAGATGCATTAACTGAAGAGCCTGTGTTTCCAGCCGATGGAATGATGAACATTAAGCTTGACCCCTATGGGTATCGCATTTTGTACAGACAGCTTGATCCGGCAACTATCCAACACAACTGA
- a CDS encoding response regulator transcription factor, whose product MSKVLILEDEESIRSFIVINLKRNGFEVLEAGDGHEALRILQTVPDIDLALLDVMVPGIDGFEVCRRIRETNERLGIIFLTAKVQEQDKVYALSVGADDHVSKPFSPTELIARIQSLLRRVNVHRETAAKVTFQSGPFSLDLISKQFKKQNEAIELTPTEFSLIQFFLEKENTPLSRDVLLDHVWGKEYMGDPKIVDVNIRRLRQKIENNPSEPEYLQTVWGHGYKWKGREQ is encoded by the coding sequence ATGAGTAAAGTACTTATTCTTGAGGATGAAGAATCCATCCGCAGTTTTATAGTGATTAATTTAAAGAGAAACGGGTTCGAAGTGCTTGAAGCGGGTGACGGTCATGAAGCGCTTCGCATACTGCAGACAGTACCGGATATTGATCTGGCTCTGCTGGATGTCATGGTACCAGGTATTGATGGATTCGAGGTGTGTCGACGGATCCGTGAAACCAATGAACGTCTGGGCATTATCTTTTTGACCGCGAAAGTTCAGGAACAGGATAAAGTGTACGCACTCTCCGTTGGTGCAGATGATCACGTCAGCAAGCCTTTCAGCCCTACCGAGTTGATTGCGCGTATTCAGTCTTTATTACGTCGAGTGAACGTGCATCGGGAAACCGCGGCAAAGGTTACGTTCCAGTCCGGGCCATTTTCACTGGACCTGATCTCGAAGCAATTCAAAAAACAGAATGAAGCGATTGAATTAACTCCAACGGAATTTTCCCTGATTCAGTTTTTCCTGGAAAAAGAAAATACACCGCTCAGTCGCGATGTGTTGTTAGATCACGTATGGGGAAAAGAGTACATGGGTGATCCAAAAATTGTGGATGTAAACATTCGTCGTCTGCGTCAAAAAATTGAGAACAATCCTTCCGAGCCCGAATACCTGCAGACAGTATGGGGTCACGGGTACAAATGGAAGGGCCGGGAACAATGA
- the glgA gene encoding glycogen synthase GlgA, with the protein MNILFAAAEVHPFIKTGGLADVIGALPFALKKSGADVRVIMPKYKGIPDEYKDALQPVITTDVPLGWRRPYCGIEMLVHDGIPVYFVDNEYYFGRDGVYGYMDDGERFAFFNRAVLEVLPQIEFKPDVLHSHDWHAGMIPLVLEAHYRHDSFYSDIRTVFTIHNLLYQGVFPHELFSDILELDDRYFTVDGAEYYGNVNFLKAGIVYADHVTTVSPTYAQEVKTSYYGYGLDGLLSSLGDRFSGIVNGIDTKSYNPATDTKIPVKYRTSLSKKTENKIELQKELGLPVRPDVPLMVMVTRLVDSKGLDLVCRILDELLYYDDIQFAVLGTGEQSYEHWFREAANRYPLKMSAQIKFNDGLSRRFYAGSDIFLMPSRFEPCGISQLLALRYGSVPLVRETGGLNDTVQAYNEFTGEGNGFSFTSFNAHDMMSTIRRAEEIYKQPEHWKKIVKNAMGGEYSWNVSAEEYMDIYRRITLDPVN; encoded by the coding sequence ATGAATATTCTATTTGCTGCTGCTGAAGTACATCCATTTATCAAAACAGGAGGCCTTGCTGACGTAATCGGTGCTCTCCCGTTTGCTTTGAAGAAGAGCGGGGCAGATGTGCGGGTGATTATGCCTAAGTACAAGGGGATTCCCGATGAGTATAAAGACGCGTTACAGCCCGTAATTACAACGGATGTGCCTCTTGGCTGGCGCAGACCCTATTGTGGAATAGAAATGCTGGTTCATGATGGGATTCCAGTCTATTTTGTGGATAATGAGTATTATTTTGGGCGTGATGGAGTGTACGGTTATATGGATGATGGCGAGCGTTTCGCCTTCTTCAACCGTGCAGTGCTCGAAGTATTGCCACAGATTGAGTTCAAGCCTGACGTGTTGCACAGTCATGACTGGCATGCAGGAATGATTCCTTTGGTGCTTGAAGCCCATTACAGACATGATTCATTCTACAGTGATATTCGTACGGTATTCACCATACATAACTTGTTGTACCAAGGGGTATTCCCGCATGAGTTATTCAGTGATATCCTTGAGCTGGACGATCGATATTTCACCGTGGATGGAGCCGAATATTACGGTAACGTCAATTTCTTGAAGGCTGGAATTGTCTACGCTGACCATGTAACAACCGTTAGTCCAACTTACGCACAGGAAGTGAAAACATCTTATTACGGATACGGTCTGGACGGACTGCTTAGTTCACTTGGAGATCGATTCAGCGGGATTGTAAATGGCATTGATACCAAGAGCTACAACCCGGCTACAGACACCAAGATCCCGGTGAAATACAGAACAAGTCTGTCCAAGAAAACGGAAAACAAAATTGAGCTGCAAAAGGAACTTGGACTTCCTGTTCGTCCTGATGTACCTCTTATGGTCATGGTCACAAGGCTTGTGGATTCCAAAGGACTTGACTTGGTCTGCCGTATCCTGGATGAATTGTTGTATTATGATGACATTCAATTCGCTGTACTTGGAACAGGGGAGCAGTCCTATGAACATTGGTTCCGTGAAGCCGCGAATCGTTATCCACTTAAAATGTCTGCACAGATCAAGTTCAACGACGGATTATCCCGTCGGTTTTATGCAGGCAGTGATATCTTCCTGATGCCGTCCAGATTCGAACCGTGTGGTATTAGTCAGCTACTGGCTCTGCGGTACGGTAGTGTGCCTCTCGTAAGGGAAACAGGCGGTCTGAACGACACTGTGCAGGCATACAATGAGTTTACTGGAGAAGGGAATGGTTTCTCATTCACAAGCTTTAACGCACATGACATGATGAGTACCATTCGGCGTGCTGAGGAGATCTACAAACAGCCAGAACACTGGAAGAAAATTGTGAAAAATGCAATGGGCGGAGAATACAGCTGGAATGTCTCAGCTGAAGAATATATGGATATTTATCGTCGGATCACACTTGACCCTGTAAATTGA
- a CDS encoding glucose-1-phosphate adenylyltransferase, with product MFNKDCIAMLLAGGEGKRLAPLTSSIAKPAVPFGGHYRIIDFPLSNCVNSGIDTVGVLTQYQAESLHDHIGGGEPWGHGNSSEAGISLLPSYHTGNDEYLGTADAIYKNIDYIDQQNPENVLILSGDHIYHMNYRDMLEAHQANNAAATISVMEVPWDEAHRFGIMAADADLRVTEFAEKPAEPKSNLASMGIYMFKWDYLKRHLLQDAANPESSHDFGKDVIPQMLNENNPLFVYNFNGYWKDVGTVKSLWDAHMDLLHNEEDWSLQKENWPMFTRDWRSKPSAYKARHTKIEHVTSMIHDSCAIEGRSERSVIFCGAEVGKGSEVKDSVVMPNARIGRGVHIERAIIGEGAIIKDGAIVKGTADEIVVVGPNEIVSAKPAVRTQPVRMLKEVYEKSGRLRAGELSS from the coding sequence ATGTTTAATAAAGATTGCATCGCTATGCTGTTGGCGGGAGGAGAAGGGAAGCGATTAGCCCCTTTAACCTCGAGTATCGCAAAACCCGCTGTACCGTTTGGCGGGCACTACCGGATCATCGATTTTCCTCTCAGTAACTGCGTAAACTCAGGGATCGATACTGTAGGAGTATTGACGCAGTACCAAGCGGAATCTTTACACGATCACATCGGTGGAGGAGAACCATGGGGACATGGCAACTCAAGTGAGGCAGGAATCTCCTTGCTTCCATCTTATCATACAGGAAATGACGAATACTTGGGAACGGCGGATGCTATTTATAAAAATATTGACTATATTGATCAACAAAACCCCGAAAATGTTCTAATTTTGTCGGGTGACCATATTTATCATATGAACTATCGTGATATGTTGGAGGCTCATCAAGCCAATAATGCCGCAGCAACGATTTCAGTTATGGAAGTCCCTTGGGATGAAGCACATCGCTTTGGGATCATGGCTGCCGATGCTGATTTGCGTGTAACCGAGTTTGCCGAGAAACCGGCTGAGCCAAAAAGTAATCTGGCTTCAATGGGCATTTACATGTTCAAATGGGATTATCTGAAACGCCATCTCTTGCAAGATGCCGCTAACCCTGAATCCAGCCATGACTTCGGTAAAGATGTTATTCCTCAAATGTTGAACGAAAATAATCCCCTCTTTGTCTATAACTTTAATGGTTATTGGAAAGACGTAGGTACGGTTAAGAGCCTATGGGATGCACATATGGATCTGTTACACAACGAGGAAGACTGGAGTCTGCAAAAAGAAAACTGGCCGATGTTTACTCGCGACTGGCGCTCCAAACCAAGTGCTTACAAAGCAAGACATACAAAGATCGAACATGTTACTTCCATGATTCACGACTCTTGTGCAATTGAAGGTCGTTCAGAACGTTCCGTTATCTTCTGCGGTGCTGAAGTGGGTAAAGGCTCTGAGGTTAAAGACAGTGTCGTTATGCCTAACGCACGCATAGGCCGTGGGGTTCACATCGAACGCGCCATCATCGGTGAAGGTGCAATAATTAAGGATGGTGCAATCGTTAAAGGTACGGCGGATGAAATTGTGGTCGTTGGACCTAACGAGATCGTATCTGCCAAACCGGCAGTCCGTACGCAACCTGTTCGTATGTTGAAAGAAGTATATGAGAAAAGTGGGCGCCTGCGCGCTGGTGAACTTTCTTCATAA
- the glgB gene encoding 1,4-alpha-glucan branching protein GlgB — MLGAQPETCDGLQGYRFTVWAPNAVEVGLALDRNEWKGEKEPLYKIPESGFWSRFFPEISEGTLYKFRILTEDGTELLKADPYAFQAEVRPQTASVTSSIEGYKWNDGAWRRKQRAMYNKPLHIYEMHMGTWKRKEDGSLYSYREMADLLVPYLLEMKYTHVEMMPLSEHPYDLSWGYQNTGFYAPTSRYGHPKDLMYLVDTLHQAGIGVLLDWVPAHFAKDAHGLRMFDGTPLYEYADPMLAEKPGWGTLSFDYSKPEIRSFLISNALYWMEMYHFDGLRVDAVTSMLRLDFEKQPGQYRTNDEGGLENKEAVAFLQQLNETVFKYFPYALMMAEESSAWPMVTLPVDEGGLGFNYKWNMGWMNDTLDYMESDFHERPSKHHLLTFPVVYSFAENYVLPLSHDEVVHGKKSLLDKMPGTYEQKFAGMRAFLGYFMTFPGKKLLFMGGDFGQFIEWKDEDQLDWFLLDYDSHRNLHKFERELSNLYLSEKALWELDHSLDGYEWITPDDQDQSVISYVRKGKKPADTLLVLINFQPVKRERYRIGVMRPGMYTEVLNSDHSVYGGSGITNDMQLPTEKIPFHGHPHSLELVLPPLSIVILKKNTRRKTDESPASITSVSSKTKNNNESNTLKPKRRTKA, encoded by the coding sequence ATGTTGGGCGCGCAGCCTGAGACTTGCGATGGCCTTCAGGGGTATCGCTTTACCGTGTGGGCACCAAATGCCGTAGAAGTAGGACTGGCTCTGGACCGCAATGAATGGAAAGGCGAAAAGGAACCTTTATATAAGATACCCGAATCAGGATTTTGGAGTCGTTTTTTTCCGGAAATTAGCGAAGGAACTTTATACAAGTTCCGTATATTAACGGAAGATGGAACAGAATTGCTCAAAGCGGACCCATATGCGTTTCAAGCAGAGGTTCGACCTCAGACAGCCTCTGTCACCAGTTCAATCGAAGGGTACAAATGGAATGATGGAGCCTGGAGACGCAAACAACGTGCCATGTATAACAAACCTCTACATATTTACGAAATGCACATGGGAACCTGGAAGCGCAAAGAAGACGGAAGCCTCTATAGTTATCGCGAGATGGCTGATTTGCTTGTTCCTTACTTATTAGAAATGAAATATACACATGTTGAAATGATGCCCCTCAGTGAGCATCCATATGACCTTTCGTGGGGCTATCAAAACACAGGGTTTTATGCGCCAACCAGTCGTTATGGGCATCCAAAAGATCTGATGTATCTAGTGGATACACTACATCAGGCTGGGATTGGCGTATTGCTGGATTGGGTACCTGCACATTTTGCCAAAGACGCTCATGGGTTGCGTATGTTTGATGGTACGCCTTTGTATGAGTATGCAGATCCGATGTTAGCAGAGAAGCCAGGCTGGGGTACACTTAGCTTTGACTACTCGAAACCTGAGATTCGTTCATTTCTGATCTCCAATGCATTATATTGGATGGAGATGTATCATTTTGACGGACTCCGTGTTGATGCGGTTACGAGTATGCTTCGGCTTGATTTTGAGAAGCAGCCAGGACAATATCGTACCAATGATGAAGGTGGTCTTGAGAACAAGGAAGCTGTAGCCTTTTTGCAGCAGCTGAATGAGACAGTATTCAAGTATTTCCCTTATGCATTGATGATGGCTGAAGAATCCAGTGCATGGCCAATGGTGACTTTACCTGTAGATGAAGGGGGTCTGGGTTTCAACTACAAATGGAACATGGGCTGGATGAACGATACGCTTGATTACATGGAATCTGATTTTCATGAGCGTCCTTCCAAACATCATTTGCTGACTTTCCCGGTCGTATACTCCTTTGCTGAAAATTATGTGCTACCTCTGTCACATGACGAGGTTGTTCATGGCAAAAAGTCGCTCCTCGACAAGATGCCAGGAACCTATGAGCAGAAATTTGCCGGCATGCGTGCTTTTCTGGGCTATTTTATGACTTTCCCAGGGAAAAAGCTGTTGTTTATGGGTGGAGACTTTGGCCAGTTCATTGAATGGAAAGATGAGGATCAACTGGATTGGTTCTTGCTGGATTATGACAGTCACCGCAATTTGCATAAGTTTGAGCGCGAGCTGTCTAACCTGTACTTGAGTGAAAAAGCTTTGTGGGAGCTTGATCATTCCCTAGACGGTTATGAATGGATCACTCCGGATGATCAGGACCAGAGTGTCATTTCATACGTACGCAAAGGAAAAAAACCTGCGGATACACTCCTTGTGCTCATTAACTTTCAGCCGGTCAAGCGGGAGCGTTACCGGATTGGTGTCATGCGTCCCGGTATGTATACCGAAGTACTGAACAGTGACCATTCCGTTTACGGCGGTTCAGGCATTACTAATGATATGCAACTGCCTACCGAAAAGATTCCTTTTCATGGGCATCCGCATAGTCTCGAATTGGTATTGCCTCCGCTTAGCATCGTGATTCTAAAAAAGAACACACGTCGGAAAACGGATGAATCACCTGCGAGTATAACTTCCGTCAGTTCAAAAACGAAGAATAACAATGAAAGCAACACGCTCAAACCGAAGAGGAGGACAAAGGCATGA
- a CDS encoding sensor histidine kinase codes for MIKKGITRQIVLHYFFVVFLALLLVEFVFMLAVQRYYYESIYNTISTHISNSKDFFEPIARENTTEDGNNLSRLLVNLALSNTELEILDLNGRVLASSTAFESDRAVLQTSDIMQALNGDMGRWIGRQPGTGESVMAVSHKFDLGGENTYVIRYLTSLEDVNSKLLNMGLLAAAVGVGVLAIVLIISIGMANSIVRPINNITAVSAQMARGRLDVRVKGNYKHELGELASTLNFMAHEIVRSNQIKDDFISSISHELRTPLTSIKGWSETLDSGGYDPEETRIGMGIISKETERLIGLVEEMLDFSKLQQNQMKLVKGTVNIREIVQETMLNVWAKAEQKQVHLKLETDETRAYNVHGDGNRLKQVFLNVVDNAIKFSHENSWIFLSVKEENGQIIAAVQDTGIGISEEHLIKVRDRFFQVNHQNGGTGLGLAITQELVELHEGTITMQSELGSGTLVTVTLPAVAEEMGTEESVTQSGDAEVTEERTASDAKSDLEKS; via the coding sequence ATGATTAAAAAAGGCATTACACGGCAGATCGTACTACATTATTTCTTTGTAGTTTTTCTCGCTCTGCTGTTGGTCGAATTCGTATTTATGTTGGCAGTACAAAGGTATTATTATGAAAGTATCTACAATACGATTAGTACCCACATTTCTAATTCAAAGGATTTTTTCGAGCCGATTGCCCGTGAAAATACTACAGAGGATGGCAATAATCTATCCAGACTCCTTGTGAACTTGGCATTGTCCAATACTGAATTGGAAATTTTGGATCTGAACGGGCGCGTATTGGCGAGTTCAACTGCTTTCGAATCTGACCGTGCTGTGCTGCAAACCAGTGATATTATGCAGGCTCTGAATGGGGATATGGGACGCTGGATTGGAAGACAACCAGGTACTGGAGAATCCGTCATGGCCGTTTCACACAAGTTTGATCTGGGCGGCGAAAATACTTATGTTATTCGATATCTGACATCACTTGAAGATGTGAATTCAAAGCTGTTGAATATGGGACTACTCGCCGCTGCCGTCGGTGTTGGAGTGCTTGCTATAGTGTTGATCATCAGTATTGGTATGGCGAATTCCATTGTACGTCCAATTAACAACATCACCGCAGTATCTGCCCAAATGGCCAGAGGGCGGCTGGATGTCAGGGTTAAGGGGAATTATAAGCACGAACTGGGCGAATTGGCATCAACACTTAACTTCATGGCACATGAGATTGTGCGGAGTAATCAGATCAAGGATGATTTTATCTCTTCGATCTCACATGAATTAAGAACACCTCTGACCAGTATCAAAGGCTGGAGCGAGACACTGGATTCAGGCGGTTATGATCCGGAAGAAACCCGTATCGGTATGGGTATTATCTCCAAGGAAACCGAACGACTGATTGGACTTGTTGAAGAGATGCTGGATTTCTCCAAATTGCAGCAGAATCAGATGAAGCTGGTCAAAGGAACGGTCAACATTCGTGAAATTGTACAGGAAACGATGTTGAATGTCTGGGCCAAAGCGGAACAAAAACAGGTCCATCTCAAGTTGGAAACGGACGAGACTCGTGCTTATAATGTCCATGGAGACGGTAACAGACTGAAACAAGTCTTCCTGAATGTTGTGGATAATGCGATCAAATTTTCACATGAGAATTCCTGGATCTTCTTGTCCGTCAAAGAGGAGAATGGTCAGATTATTGCAGCTGTTCAGGACACCGGTATCGGAATTAGTGAAGAACACCTAATCAAAGTACGGGACCGCTTCTTCCAGGTAAATCATCAAAATGGAGGAACGGGACTGGGACTTGCGATTACGCAAGAACTGGTAGAACTACATGAGGGAACCATCACAATGCAGAGTGAACTTGGTTCGGGTACATTGGTTACGGTCACGTTACCGGCTGTGGCTGAGGAGATGGGGACAGAGGAGTCTGTCACCCAGTCTGGTGATGCTGAAGTCACAGAAGAGCGAACAGCAAGCGATGCTAAATCGGATCTAGAAAAGTCTTAA
- a CDS encoding phosphonate ABC transporter ATP-binding protein, translated as MIRVENLSKSVGVDRVPVLRDIRFDMQQGEMIAVVGSSGSGKSMLLKCLAMMEKWDSGRFTVDGAEILKEGWSGKRKIKREWAYLEQNPELFPRRTALKNVLIGRSGQTPVWRMVTGMVRSDDYMGAMDYLEGLGLLDKAHQIAEKLSGGEKQRVAIARALAHGAKVVLADEPVIGLDPHTADSVLETLRKLCEEERATVIAVLPIELAEKHATRIWGLAEGKIAFDIRGRRLTQQEKNQI; from the coding sequence ATGATCAGAGTAGAGAACTTGAGTAAATCCGTTGGCGTGGACCGCGTTCCCGTTCTACGGGATATTCGATTTGATATGCAACAGGGTGAAATGATAGCTGTAGTTGGCTCAAGCGGTAGTGGTAAAAGCATGTTGCTTAAATGTTTGGCCATGATGGAAAAATGGGATTCCGGCCGGTTTACGGTGGATGGCGCCGAGATTTTGAAAGAAGGTTGGTCCGGAAAACGGAAAATCAAACGGGAATGGGCATACTTGGAACAAAATCCAGAATTATTTCCTAGACGTACGGCTCTTAAAAATGTATTAATCGGACGATCGGGTCAGACTCCCGTATGGAGAATGGTAACCGGTATGGTACGTTCCGATGATTATATGGGTGCTATGGATTATCTCGAAGGATTGGGATTACTTGATAAAGCACATCAAATAGCAGAGAAGCTCAGTGGTGGCGAGAAGCAGCGTGTTGCTATTGCAAGAGCACTTGCTCATGGTGCCAAAGTCGTTTTGGCTGATGAACCAGTGATTGGTCTTGACCCTCACACAGCAGATTCGGTGCTGGAAACGCTGCGCAAATTATGTGAAGAAGAACGTGCAACAGTCATTGCAGTACTGCCTATTGAACTTGCTGAGAAACATGCCACACGGATCTGGGGATTGGCAGAAGGCAAGATTGCTTTTGATATTCGTGGTCGAAGACTGACACAGCAAGAAAAAAACCAGATTTAA